A genomic region of Friedmanniella luteola contains the following coding sequences:
- a CDS encoding DUF1707 SHOCT-like domain-containing protein, with the protein MTSSRPELRIGDKERDLVAAVLQDALAEGRITLEELDQRLDATLRARTYADLDALVADLPVDLPSTALSGARPAPEPRPLGGPGSSPDDRLVLDAGWSSVTRRGRWDVPPFLRLNGAVGSVRLDCLQATPLAPTVDVEIDGGMGHIRIVLPDSWAVNTDRLTSQWGMSSIKVSATPEPGAPLLLLHGSVGWGWLTVRHAGFFDRRRLARQAALGRPHRRALGH; encoded by the coding sequence ATGACCTCGTCCCGGCCCGAGCTCCGGATCGGCGACAAGGAGCGCGACCTCGTCGCCGCCGTCCTGCAGGACGCGCTGGCGGAGGGCCGGATCACCCTGGAGGAGCTGGACCAGCGGCTCGACGCGACGCTGCGGGCCCGCACCTACGCCGATCTCGACGCCCTCGTCGCCGACCTCCCGGTGGACCTCCCGTCGACCGCGCTCAGCGGGGCCCGCCCCGCGCCGGAGCCCCGTCCCCTCGGCGGGCCCGGCTCGTCGCCGGACGACCGGCTCGTGCTCGACGCGGGCTGGTCGAGCGTCACCCGGCGGGGCCGCTGGGACGTCCCGCCCTTCCTGCGGCTCAACGGCGCCGTCGGCAGCGTCCGGTTGGACTGCCTGCAGGCCACCCCGCTGGCCCCGACGGTCGACGTCGAGATCGACGGCGGCATGGGCCACATCAGGATCGTCCTGCCGGACTCGTGGGCGGTGAACACCGACCGGCTCACCTCGCAGTGGGGCATGTCCAGCATCAAGGTCTCGGCCACGCCGGAGCCCGGCGCCCCCCTGCTGCTGCTGCACGGGTCCGTCGGCTGGGGCTGGCTGACGGTCCGGCACGCCGGCTTCTTCGACCGGCGCCGGCTGGCGCGCCAGGCGGCCCTCGGACGGCCCCACCGGCGTGCGCTGGGGCACTGA
- a CDS encoding heme-binding protein, whose amino-acid sequence MHAVPELDRLDHDTAWRLGLALAERCRAARLPVTIAIWLGEQRVFHSGCPGSSADNDRWVERKAAVVRHFGVASAQVHATYVGEGGDVETFLRLFALPLDRYFPAGGAVPLVVAGALVGVLAVSGLAGSEDHDLAVSALAELARTSR is encoded by the coding sequence ATGCACGCCGTACCCGAGCTGGACCGCCTGGACCACGACACGGCGTGGCGACTGGGCCTCGCCCTCGCCGAGCGCTGCCGGGCCGCCCGGCTGCCCGTCACCATCGCGATCTGGCTGGGGGAGCAGCGGGTCTTCCACAGCGGGTGCCCGGGCAGCAGCGCGGACAACGACCGCTGGGTGGAGCGCAAGGCCGCGGTCGTACGGCACTTCGGGGTCGCCTCGGCGCAGGTGCACGCGACGTACGTCGGCGAGGGCGGCGACGTCGAGACCTTCCTGCGCCTCTTCGCGCTGCCGCTGGACCGGTACTTCCCGGCCGGGGGAGCGGTCCCGCTCGTGGTGGCCGGGGCCCTGGTCGGGGTGCTGGCCGTCTCCGGGTTGGCGGGCAGCGAGGACCACGACCTCGCGGTCAGCGCCCTCGCGGAGCTGGCCCGCACGTCGCGCTGA
- a CDS encoding zinc-binding dehydrogenase encodes MRPRTTQRGCRPSPRRPWCRRRARSGSTRPPRSTWSRWSAAGSPTVSGRSATPRGWSRAAPSSCWAAAASGCRWCRARGWRGPAGSSPSTCGPDKTALARTLGATDVVDAAAGDTVEAVRALLPDGADYAFDAIGGPALTEQCVAVLGMGGAAVVVGIPPAGVRAAFDPGTLVAREQRILGSTTAGSTPRATSRGWSRSTWPATCCSTRWSAGGGRWRRWPRAWTTSRGVARCASC; translated from the coding sequence GTGCGACCTCGCACCACTCAACGGGGGTGTCGGCCTTCGCCGAGGAGGCCGTGGTGCCGGCGGCGGGCGCGATCAGGGTCGACCCGGCCGCCCCGCTCGACGTGGTCTCGCTGGTCGGCTGCGGGGTCGCCAACGGTGTCGGGGCGGTCCGCAACACCGCGCGGGTGGAGCCGGGCAGCTCCGTCGTCGTGCTGGGCTGCGGCGGCGTCGGGCTGTCGGTGGTGCAGGGCGCGCGGCTGGCGGGGGCCGGCCGGGTCGTCGCCGTCGACCTGCGGCCCGGACAAGACCGCGCTCGCCCGCACGCTGGGCGCCACCGACGTCGTGGACGCGGCGGCCGGCGACACGGTCGAGGCCGTCCGCGCCCTGCTCCCGGACGGAGCCGACTACGCCTTCGACGCGATCGGCGGCCCGGCGCTGACCGAGCAGTGCGTCGCGGTGCTGGGCATGGGCGGGGCCGCGGTCGTCGTCGGCATCCCACCCGCCGGCGTGCGGGCCGCGTTCGACCCGGGCACCCTCGTCGCGAGGGAGCAGCGCATCCTCGGCTCAACGACGGCGGGATCGACCCCGCGCGCGACATCCCGCGGCTGGTCCAGGAGTACCTGGCCGGCGACCTGCTGCTCGACCCGTTGGTCAGCCGGCGGCGGCCGCTGGAGGAGGTGGCCGCGAGCCTGGACGACCTCGCGCGGGGTGGCACGTTGCGCGAGCTGCTGA
- a CDS encoding aldehyde dehydrogenase family protein, producing MVVPAYADLDDAGAIAYDTDYGLAAYVSGQDLAQARRLAARLRAGQVSINGAYDLAAPFGGYKRSGNGRECGELAFHAFLETKAVMGHGPDRAARGLVGVADADRERRERQGWRPATWSAAATRSAPR from the coding sequence TTGGTCGTCCCCGCCTACGCCGACCTGGACGACGCCGGCGCCATCGCCTACGACACCGACTACGGGCTCGCGGCCTACGTCTCGGGCCAGGACCTCGCACAGGCCCGGCGGCTGGCCGCGCGGCTGCGGGCCGGCCAGGTCTCCATCAACGGCGCCTACGACCTCGCCGCACCCTTCGGCGGCTACAAGCGGAGCGGGAACGGCCGCGAGTGCGGCGAGCTCGCCTTCCACGCGTTCCTCGAGACCAAGGCCGTGATGGGCCACGGACCCGACCGGGCGGCCCGAGGGCTGGTCGGCGTCGCCGACGCCGACCGGGAGCGGCGCGAGCGTCAGGGGTGGCGGCCGGCGACGTGGTCGGCGGCGGCCACCAGGTCGGCGCCGAGGTAG
- a CDS encoding cobalamin B12-binding domain-containing protein: protein MAPTASLQQPDACAEVLNSCRRLDGWGLRQLLDRSRDERGLDRTVAEVLLPALRHIGERWASGEIGVAHEHLFSSTAERWLHAQLRPVAPATRAPLALLACGPGETHAVALNALETLLNHRGWATDHLGASTPASSLRTAVRVTRPAAVVVVAHLPQNRPGTVRALAGVGDLVAPADLFYAGGAFVTDADREGVPGTYLGADLVAAADHVAGRHP, encoded by the coding sequence GTGGCGCCCACCGCCTCCCTCCAGCAGCCCGACGCCTGCGCCGAGGTGCTCAACTCCTGCCGCCGCCTCGACGGCTGGGGCCTGCGCCAGCTGCTCGACCGCAGCCGCGACGAGCGCGGGCTCGACCGCACCGTCGCCGAGGTGCTGCTCCCGGCCCTCCGCCACATCGGCGAGCGGTGGGCGTCCGGCGAGATCGGCGTGGCCCACGAGCACCTCTTCTCCAGCACGGCCGAGCGGTGGCTCCACGCCCAGCTCCGGCCCGTCGCGCCCGCGACGCGCGCTCCGCTGGCCCTGCTGGCCTGCGGCCCGGGCGAGACCCACGCGGTGGCGCTGAACGCTCTCGAGACGCTGCTGAACCACCGCGGCTGGGCCACCGACCACCTGGGGGCCTCGACGCCGGCCTCCAGCCTGCGGACCGCCGTCCGGGTGACGCGGCCGGCCGCCGTCGTCGTCGTCGCGCACCTGCCGCAGAACCGGCCCGGCACGGTCCGCGCGCTCGCCGGGGTCGGGGACCTCGTCGCCCCCGCGGACCTGTTCTACGCCGGCGGTGCCTTCGTCACCGACGCGGACCGCGAGGGCGTGCCCGGCACCTACCTCGGCGCCGACCTGGTGGCCGCCGCCGACCACGTCGCCGGCCGCCACCCCTGA
- a CDS encoding GAF domain-containing protein, with product MTGGGVEGWSTDEGGRVQLRSLLTAMSGLAAEQWAPARVEQLLRLSVAVLDAEHAVLAVDGDDGALGTVLFSTADPLAVTALRDLLGAHLTAARPPAGPLFEAAAVVLPATTPSALVRPVLEVPMTVTSGGSGRLYVLGQAGRVAFDDADEEMAAEFAKMAALSVENALHGQQSRQQVKWLRGLTLITQALLQAGSDEVSVWQEIADRVHQLARARTVTIATVSEDDPDLLEVRVAAGVGAAQLPGRVFGEQDSLAVQAMAAGSWQVGTGGEEHTTHSRVGPPVGATLAIPLLDARGPRGAIVLSRHPAQAAFTRTEVAMVHDFANQAMLAIELAETRAAERTLSARTTEEEIAGTFQDRTIQRLFAASLMVEAAMVRRPEPWLTLLHAELAAVITEARSSLQGHYGRAG from the coding sequence ATGACGGGCGGGGGCGTCGAGGGGTGGTCGACCGACGAGGGCGGTCGGGTCCAGCTGCGGTCGTTGCTGACGGCGATGTCCGGGCTGGCGGCCGAGCAGTGGGCGCCGGCCCGGGTGGAGCAGCTGCTGCGGTTGTCGGTCGCCGTGCTGGATGCCGAGCACGCGGTCCTCGCGGTCGACGGTGACGACGGCGCGCTGGGCACCGTGCTCTTCAGCACGGCCGACCCGCTCGCGGTCACGGCCCTGCGGGACCTCCTCGGTGCCCACCTCACCGCGGCGCGGCCGCCGGCCGGTCCGCTCTTCGAGGCGGCCGCCGTCGTCCTGCCCGCGACGACGCCGTCCGCCCTGGTGCGTCCCGTGCTGGAGGTGCCGATGACCGTCACGTCCGGCGGGTCCGGACGCCTCTACGTCCTCGGGCAGGCCGGCCGGGTGGCGTTCGACGACGCCGACGAGGAGATGGCGGCCGAGTTCGCCAAGATGGCGGCGCTGTCGGTCGAGAACGCGCTGCACGGCCAGCAGTCCCGTCAGCAGGTGAAGTGGCTGCGCGGCCTCACCCTGATCACCCAGGCGCTCCTGCAGGCCGGTTCGGACGAGGTGTCGGTCTGGCAGGAGATCGCGGACCGGGTGCACCAGCTGGCGCGGGCCCGGACCGTCACCATCGCCACCGTCAGCGAGGACGACCCGGACCTGCTCGAGGTGCGGGTGGCCGCCGGCGTGGGGGCCGCCCAGCTCCCGGGCCGGGTGTTCGGGGAGCAGGACAGCCTGGCGGTGCAGGCCATGGCGGCCGGGAGCTGGCAGGTCGGCACCGGCGGTGAGGAGCACACCACCCACAGCCGCGTCGGACCGCCCGTCGGGGCGACGCTGGCCATCCCGCTGCTCGACGCCCGCGGGCCGCGGGGGGCGATCGTGCTCAGCCGGCACCCGGCGCAGGCCGCGTTCACCCGGACGGAGGTCGCCATGGTCCACGACTTCGCGAACCAGGCCATGCTGGCCATCGAGCTGGCGGAGACCCGGGCCGCGGAACGCACCCTCTCCGCGCGCACCACCGAGGAGGAGATCGCCGGCACCTTCCAGGACCGCACGATCCAGCGGCTCTTCGCCGCCAGCCTGATGGTGGAGGCCGCCATGGTCCGCCGGCCCGAGCCCTGGCTCACCCTGCTGCACGCGGAGCTGGCGGCCGTTATCACCGAGGCGCGGTCGTCGCTGCAGGGGCACTACGGTCGCGCGGGCTGA
- a CDS encoding alpha/beta fold hydrolase has product MGRVGGDTVQDIRFARSADGVGIAYAVHGSGPPLLIDTCWLSHLQFDWQSPVWRHYLVELGRIATVIRYDERGHGLSDRSVTDHSLDARVADLEAVADDAGLDRFALLAMAQGGPVAIEYAARHPDRLTRIAFYGSYAGALAAATPEEVELDAAFQALIKVGWDRPTPEFRRVFTSLMIPGGTEEQMRWIDELQRMAVDADTAILARSQRQLADATGRLPELDLPTLVLHSRRDQMNEFGHSRHLAAHIPGARLVALESDNHIVLEDEPAWPVLLEELTAFLAPDREPEPDPRTVIPDLSTVLSPRELDILEQAAAGQDNDAIAATLVLSVRTVERHLQNAYAKLGLHGRTARTAAVARLLSRA; this is encoded by the coding sequence ATGGGGAGGGTCGGCGGCGACACGGTGCAGGACATCCGGTTCGCCCGCTCGGCCGACGGCGTCGGGATCGCGTACGCGGTGCACGGTTCGGGTCCGCCGCTCCTCATCGACACCTGCTGGCTCAGCCACCTGCAGTTCGACTGGCAGAGCCCGGTGTGGCGCCACTACCTGGTCGAGCTCGGCCGGATCGCGACCGTCATCCGCTACGACGAACGGGGTCACGGCCTGTCGGACCGCTCGGTGACCGACCACAGCCTCGACGCCCGGGTCGCCGACCTCGAGGCGGTGGCCGACGACGCCGGCCTCGACCGCTTCGCCCTGCTGGCGATGGCCCAGGGCGGGCCGGTGGCGATCGAGTACGCCGCCCGGCACCCCGACCGGCTCACCCGGATCGCGTTCTACGGCAGCTACGCCGGGGCGCTGGCCGCCGCGACCCCGGAGGAGGTCGAGCTCGACGCGGCGTTCCAGGCCCTGATCAAGGTCGGCTGGGACCGGCCGACGCCGGAGTTCCGGCGTGTCTTCACCAGCCTGATGATCCCCGGCGGGACCGAGGAGCAGATGCGCTGGATCGACGAGCTGCAGCGCATGGCCGTCGACGCCGACACCGCGATCCTGGCCCGCTCGCAGCGCCAGCTGGCCGACGCGACGGGCCGGCTCCCCGAGCTCGACCTGCCGACCCTGGTGCTGCACAGCCGCCGGGACCAGATGAACGAGTTCGGGCACAGCCGGCACCTGGCCGCGCACATCCCCGGCGCACGGCTGGTGGCCCTGGAGAGCGACAACCACATCGTGCTGGAGGACGAACCGGCCTGGCCGGTGCTGCTGGAGGAGCTGACGGCCTTCCTCGCCCCCGACCGGGAGCCGGAGCCGGATCCCCGCACCGTCATCCCGGACCTGTCGACGGTGCTGTCGCCCCGCGAGCTCGACATCCTCGAGCAGGCCGCCGCCGGGCAGGACAACGACGCGATCGCCGCCACGCTGGTGCTCTCGGTGCGCACCGTCGAGCGGCACCTGCAGAACGCGTACGCGAAGCTCGGCCTGCACGGGCGCACCGCCCGCACCGCCGCGGTCGCGCGGCTGCTCTCCCGCGCCTGA
- a CDS encoding class I SAM-dependent methyltransferase, which yields MTTTSTHPLTSTPEDRALKAKHAALWASGDYPAVADEVVGTLGGILVETVDVQPGQRVLDVAAGTGTSAVPAARRGATVTATDLTPELLDVGRAAVTDDDLPLTWQTADAEALPFEDAAFDVVLSCIGVMFAPHHQQAADELVRVCRPGGSIGVLSWTPEGFIGQLFATMKPYAPPPPPGASPAPLWGRADHVRELLGDRVEDLVARQQTLRVDRFASGAEFRDYMKRNYGPTIAVYRFLAPDPAKVEALDADLAALGDRFLQGGAMDWEYLLVTARRT from the coding sequence ATGACCACCACATCCACCCATCCCCTCACCAGCACCCCGGAGGACCGGGCGCTCAAGGCCAAGCACGCCGCCCTGTGGGCCAGCGGGGACTACCCCGCCGTCGCCGACGAGGTCGTCGGCACCCTCGGCGGGATCCTCGTCGAGACGGTCGACGTCCAGCCCGGGCAACGGGTCCTCGACGTCGCCGCCGGCACCGGCACCTCGGCCGTCCCGGCGGCCCGCCGCGGCGCGACCGTGACCGCGACCGACCTGACGCCCGAGCTGCTCGACGTGGGCCGGGCGGCCGTGACCGACGACGACCTCCCCTTGACCTGGCAGACCGCCGACGCGGAGGCGCTGCCCTTCGAGGACGCCGCCTTCGACGTCGTGCTGTCGTGCATCGGCGTGATGTTCGCACCGCACCACCAGCAGGCCGCCGACGAGCTGGTCCGGGTGTGCCGCCCCGGCGGCAGCATCGGCGTGCTCAGCTGGACGCCCGAGGGCTTCATCGGCCAGCTGTTCGCGACCATGAAGCCGTACGCCCCGCCGCCCCCGCCCGGGGCGTCCCCGGCCCCGCTGTGGGGACGGGCGGACCACGTCCGCGAGCTGCTCGGGGACCGGGTGGAGGACCTGGTGGCCCGCCAGCAGACGCTGCGGGTGGACCGCTTCGCCTCCGGAGCCGAGTTCCGGGACTACATGAAGCGCAACTACGGCCCGACCATCGCCGTCTACAGGTTCCTGGCTCCCGACCCCGCGAAGGTCGAGGCCCTGGACGCCGACCTGGCGGCCCTCGGTGACCGCTTCCTGCAGGGCGGGGCGATGGACTGGGAGTACCTGCTCGTGACCGCCCGGCGGACCTGA
- a CDS encoding TOPRIM nucleotidyl transferase/hydrolase domain-containing protein, with amino-acid sequence MRPTTVLVEGESDRVAVQALARRRGHDLADGRVAVVAMGGATSIGSFLARFGPSGADHRLLGLCDEAESPGVARALARAGVDGGALEELGFQVCRSDLEDELIRCLGVDAVLDVVAAEGELASFRLLQRQPAQRERSTTAQLRRFLGGRSGHKIRYAELLVDALPAGRAPAPLGRLVDAF; translated from the coding sequence GTGCGACCGACGACGGTGCTGGTGGAGGGGGAGAGCGACCGGGTGGCGGTCCAGGCGCTCGCGCGCCGGCGGGGCCACGACCTGGCCGACGGGCGGGTCGCGGTCGTCGCGATGGGCGGGGCGACGAGCATCGGCTCCTTCCTGGCCCGCTTCGGCCCGTCCGGGGCGGACCACCGCCTGCTCGGGCTGTGCGACGAGGCCGAGTCGCCCGGCGTCGCGCGTGCGCTGGCCCGGGCCGGCGTCGACGGCGGCGCGCTGGAGGAGCTCGGCTTCCAGGTCTGCCGGTCCGACCTGGAGGACGAGCTCATCCGCTGCCTCGGCGTCGACGCCGTGCTCGACGTCGTCGCCGCCGAGGGCGAGCTGGCGTCGTTCCGGCTCCTGCAACGGCAGCCGGCGCAGCGGGAGCGCTCGACGACCGCCCAGCTGCGCCGGTTCCTCGGGGGCCGCAGCGGGCACAAGATCCGCTACGCCGAGCTGCTCGTCGACGCCCTGCCGGCCGGTCGGGCCCCGGCCCCGCTGGGCCGGCTCGTCGACGCCTTCTGA
- a CDS encoding ExeM/NucH family extracellular endonuclease, translating to MSPSRPRRLLAGSLAAAVVSAGALVALPADAAVPTSPFLSELHYDNAGTDAGEFVEVQLPPGTSSAGLSVVLYNGGNGAVYDADALPAVTAPADAPAVAVVTYPANGVQNGDPDAVALVRGTEVLEFLSYEGTVTAAGGPAAGRTSTDITVREAGTETAGQSLSRVYDATADALVWRGPAAATSGVVNAGGGTTPTPPPATALCDTPRTAAIGDVQGTGSATPLAGQVVGVRGTVVGDVPGLSGFYLQDAGDGSAATSDGVFVFSPVEVDLGDTVAVQGRPAEFSGQTQIAAGPDVAVCDEGSASDLPAPAALDLPAGDAERERLEGMLVAPADTLTVSEVFDLTSFGELTLSEGGVLLTPTEAAAPGAPARAVAADNLLRSIVLDDAVSARVGVSTRPYLSPSTPVRVGDELHLTAPTVLGFGFGTWRLQPADGTAAGTFTGTNTRPAAPEPVGGDVQVGSFNVLNYFLTFGGLGRGATDQVQFERQAGKIVPAINALGADVVTLLEIEDTDSTGYSPGHADGALADLVARLNADAGYDRWDYVPMPDELLAVDRDVIRNGIIYADDVVQPVGEPVGLVDESVWANAREPIAQTFSKDGDRFTVVANHFKSKSPGAPTGDNVDTGDGQGEWNGDRRRQAASLAAFSEQLQDASGDPDVLLLGDLNAYTREDPIQVLRDAGYTDPGETLDPGRYSYVFDAGSGSLDHALASASLRGKVTDLTHWNINSVESFAYQYTGDPALYAADPYRSSDHDPVLLGVDLVERCDGRRPTITGTEGGDVLHGTNRSDVIMGLGGADRIEGLNGDDVLCGGAGSDVLLGGNGDDTLLGGFGSDLLDGGRGDDRLVGGPGADRLVQGQGRGPARQGGPES from the coding sequence ATGTCCCCCTCACGTCCCCGCCGGCTCCTCGCCGGCTCCCTGGCGGCTGCCGTCGTCTCGGCCGGAGCGCTCGTCGCCCTGCCGGCCGACGCCGCCGTCCCCACCTCCCCCTTCCTCTCCGAGCTCCACTACGACAACGCCGGGACCGACGCCGGTGAGTTCGTCGAGGTGCAGCTGCCACCCGGCACGAGCAGCGCGGGCCTGTCCGTCGTCCTCTATAACGGGGGGAACGGGGCGGTCTACGACGCCGACGCCCTGCCCGCGGTGACGGCCCCCGCCGACGCCCCCGCCGTGGCCGTCGTGACCTACCCCGCGAACGGCGTCCAGAACGGCGACCCCGACGCGGTGGCCCTGGTCCGCGGGACCGAGGTGCTCGAGTTCCTCTCCTACGAGGGCACGGTCACCGCCGCCGGGGGACCCGCGGCCGGGCGCACCTCGACCGACATCACGGTCCGGGAGGCCGGCACGGAGACCGCTGGCCAGTCGCTCTCGCGGGTCTACGACGCGACCGCCGACGCCCTGGTCTGGCGCGGGCCGGCGGCCGCCACCTCGGGCGTGGTGAACGCGGGTGGCGGCACCACGCCGACCCCGCCGCCCGCCACCGCGCTCTGCGACACCCCGCGCACCGCCGCGATCGGCGACGTGCAGGGCACCGGTTCGGCGACCCCGCTCGCCGGCCAGGTGGTCGGCGTCCGGGGCACCGTGGTCGGCGACGTCCCCGGGCTGAGCGGCTTCTACCTGCAGGACGCCGGGGACGGCAGCGCGGCCACGTCGGACGGCGTCTTCGTGTTCTCCCCGGTCGAGGTCGACCTCGGCGACACGGTCGCCGTGCAGGGCCGGCCCGCGGAGTTCTCGGGGCAGACCCAGATCGCGGCCGGCCCCGACGTCGCCGTCTGCGACGAGGGCAGCGCGTCCGACCTGCCGGCGCCCGCGGCGCTGGACCTGCCGGCCGGCGACGCCGAGCGCGAGCGGCTCGAGGGCATGCTGGTCGCCCCCGCCGACACGCTCACGGTCAGCGAGGTCTTCGACCTCACCAGCTTCGGCGAGCTGACTCTCAGTGAGGGTGGTGTCCTGCTCACCCCGACCGAGGCAGCGGCGCCGGGCGCACCCGCCCGGGCGGTCGCCGCGGACAACCTGCTGCGCAGCATCGTCCTCGACGACGCGGTCTCGGCCCGGGTCGGTGTCAGCACCCGGCCGTACCTCTCGCCCAGCACGCCGGTCCGGGTGGGTGACGAGCTGCACCTCACCGCGCCGACGGTGCTGGGCTTCGGTTTCGGCACCTGGCGCCTGCAGCCGGCCGACGGTACGGCGGCCGGCACCTTCACGGGCACGAACACCCGTCCGGCGGCGCCCGAGCCGGTCGGCGGCGACGTGCAGGTCGGGTCGTTCAACGTCCTCAACTACTTCCTCACCTTCGGCGGGCTGGGCCGGGGCGCCACCGACCAGGTGCAGTTCGAGCGGCAGGCCGGCAAGATCGTGCCCGCCATCAACGCCTTGGGCGCCGACGTGGTCACCCTGCTGGAGATCGAGGACACCGACTCCACGGGCTACAGCCCGGGCCACGCCGACGGGGCGCTGGCCGACCTGGTCGCGCGGCTGAACGCCGACGCCGGCTACGACCGGTGGGACTACGTGCCGATGCCGGACGAGCTGCTGGCCGTCGACCGCGACGTGATCCGCAACGGCATCATCTACGCCGACGACGTCGTGCAGCCGGTGGGCGAACCCGTCGGCCTGGTCGACGAGTCGGTCTGGGCCAACGCCCGCGAGCCGATCGCGCAGACCTTCAGCAAGGACGGCGACCGCTTCACCGTGGTGGCCAACCACTTCAAGTCCAAGAGCCCCGGCGCGCCCACGGGTGACAACGTCGACACCGGCGACGGCCAGGGTGAGTGGAACGGCGACCGCAGGCGGCAGGCCGCGTCCCTGGCCGCGTTCAGCGAGCAGCTGCAGGACGCCAGCGGTGACCCGGACGTGCTGCTGCTGGGCGACCTCAACGCCTACACCCGCGAGGACCCGATCCAGGTCCTCCGCGACGCCGGCTACACCGACCCGGGCGAGACCCTGGACCCGGGCCGCTACAGCTACGTGTTCGACGCCGGCTCGGGCTCTCTCGACCACGCCCTGGCCAGCGCGTCGTTGCGGGGCAAGGTGACCGACCTGACGCACTGGAACATCAACAGCGTCGAGTCCTTCGCCTACCAGTACACCGGCGACCCGGCCCTCTACGCGGCCGATCCCTACCGCTCCAGCGACCACGACCCGGTCCTGCTGGGCGTCGACCTGGTCGAGCGCTGCGACGGACGGCGGCCCACGATCACCGGGACCGAGGGTGGCGACGTGCTGCACGGCACCAACCGGTCCGACGTGATCATGGGGCTCGGCGGGGCCGACCGGATCGAGGGCCTGAACGGCGACGACGTGCTCTGCGGCGGCGCGGGCTCCGACGTCCTGCTGGGTGGCAACGGCGACGACACCCTCCTCGGCGGGTTCGGGTCCGACCTGCTCGACGGGGGTCGCGGCGACGACCGGCTGGTCGGCGGACCGGGGGCTGACCGCCTGGTCCAGGGTCAGGGCCGCGGCCCGGCCCGCCAGGGTGGCCCCGAGAGCTGA